The Streptomyces sp. NBC_01244 genome contains a region encoding:
- a CDS encoding rhodanese-like domain-containing protein: MAVSGIDALVDRLRTTYTRVDPAQAHAESLTGALLVDIRYQALRERDGLIPGALLIERNELEWRLDPEGSHRLPEAVDHDIRVIVICNEGYASTLAAASLHALSLPHATDLTGGFQAWKAAGLPVVPS; encoded by the coding sequence CTGGCAGTGAGCGGCATCGACGCGCTGGTCGACCGGCTACGGACCACGTACACCCGCGTGGACCCGGCCCAGGCGCACGCGGAGTCCCTGACCGGGGCCCTGCTGGTCGACATCCGGTACCAGGCCCTGCGCGAGCGGGACGGACTGATCCCCGGCGCCCTGCTGATCGAGCGCAACGAACTGGAATGGCGCCTCGACCCCGAGGGCTCCCACCGCCTCCCGGAGGCGGTGGACCACGACATCCGCGTGATCGTCATCTGCAACGAGGGCTACGCCTCCACCCTCGCGGCGGCCTCCCTGCACGCCCTGTCCCTCCCCCACGCGACGGACCTCACGGGCGGCTTCCAGGCCTGGAAGGCGGCCGGCCTGCCCGTCGTTCCTTCTTGA
- a CDS encoding cysteine dioxygenase, translating to MSAPTHAPAPPPAAASAPAISPADLLAFTLRIASDPELIAFLPLDPEGRTWIRLDGPGGSEAWLIGWPPGTGTGWHDHAESRGAFTTARGRLTENSLAVRLPSEGWQSLSLAPDVDRTRRLGAGTGRAFGEHHVHEVLNESATEHAISVHAYHPPLPLIRRYSRTGPVLTLEQVERPADWQ from the coding sequence ATGTCTGCACCCACGCACGCCCCCGCCCCGCCCCCGGCTGCGGCTTCCGCCCCGGCCATCTCGCCGGCGGATCTCCTCGCCTTCACCCTGCGCATCGCCTCCGACCCCGAGCTGATCGCCTTCCTCCCCCTCGATCCCGAGGGGCGGACGTGGATCCGGCTCGACGGCCCGGGCGGCAGCGAGGCCTGGCTGATCGGCTGGCCGCCCGGCACCGGCACCGGCTGGCACGACCACGCCGAGTCGCGGGGCGCGTTCACGACCGCGCGCGGGCGCCTCACGGAGAACTCCCTGGCGGTCCGCCTCCCCTCGGAGGGCTGGCAGTCCCTCTCCCTGGCCCCCGACGTGGACCGCACGCGCCGGCTGGGCGCGGGCACCGGGCGGGCCTTCGGCGAGCACCACGTGCACGAGGTGCTCAACGAGTCCGCGACCGAGCACGCGATCTCCGTCCACGCGTACCACCCGCCGCTCCCCCTGATCCGCCGCTACAGCCGCACCGGCCCGGTGCTCACGCTGGAGCAGGTCGAGCGTCCGGCGGACTGGCAGTGA
- a CDS encoding putative leader peptide: MTGNDVRLWRRVHMDLLRYAGCVCRPSC, translated from the coding sequence ATGACCGGCAACGACGTACGCCTGTGGCGGAGGGTCCATATGGACCTGCTCCGCTACGCGGGCTGCGTATGTCGCCCTTCCTGCTGA
- a CDS encoding FAD-dependent monooxygenase: MDPVIVVGAGPVGLSLSLALAGQGVPCVVLDEGSGKDELRPARTVALHSDTAAMVHRLGCTTLRDEGAYFTAWRTMRRGRESQRITFEDGPAPIHLPQHALTRGLRDAAAAHPLVQLVTESKLDALEQDGRGVTAHTRGAETTWWRGSHLVGCDGARSTVRKLLGIRFPGRTAVERHAVAALRTELPWPGEALLHRSPPEEITARPLADGVYRLDWLLPARGDLVTPDALVTLIRDSLALWCGGTTPPYELLDTGVHTLHHRLARRWRDGRCFLAGDAAHLLGALGTQGVEEGLRDAENLAWKLSLAWHQGASEELLDSYEAERRRAVAARLRAADQAMPVLRTGGGLRNYLPGASRAAELLLTDGHLGRGPLGAEPVYAPPVAVHDVPTATEPGGPVENVPVTAPDGSTVPLRDQLGRGRLLVVLVAPGTGVWDRRHWVSAGLMPRLAAAVAALPVRAELLVADGYPGAAAHTVLLVRPDGHLAATFAGVHPAELYEAADALRHGAPEAPPTRAAPRALPAAAPVID, from the coding sequence ATGGACCCGGTGATCGTCGTCGGCGCGGGGCCCGTCGGACTGTCCCTGTCCCTCGCCCTGGCCGGCCAGGGCGTGCCCTGCGTCGTGCTCGACGAGGGATCCGGCAAGGACGAGCTCCGCCCCGCCCGCACCGTCGCCCTGCACTCCGACACCGCCGCCATGGTGCACCGGCTGGGGTGTACGACCCTGCGCGACGAGGGCGCGTACTTCACCGCCTGGCGGACCATGCGGCGCGGCCGCGAGTCGCAAAGGATCACCTTCGAGGACGGCCCGGCCCCGATCCACCTGCCCCAGCACGCCCTGACCCGCGGACTGCGCGACGCCGCCGCGGCGCACCCGCTGGTCCAGCTGGTCACCGAGAGCAAACTCGACGCCCTGGAGCAGGACGGGCGCGGGGTCACCGCCCACACCCGGGGTGCCGAGACCACGTGGTGGCGCGGGAGCCACCTGGTCGGCTGCGACGGAGCCCGCTCCACCGTGCGCAAGCTGCTCGGCATCCGCTTCCCCGGCCGCACCGCCGTCGAACGGCACGCCGTGGCCGCCCTGCGCACCGAACTGCCCTGGCCCGGTGAAGCGTTGCTGCACCGCAGCCCGCCCGAGGAGATCACCGCCAGGCCGCTGGCCGACGGGGTGTACCGGCTGGACTGGCTGCTCCCGGCGCGCGGGGACCTCGTCACCCCCGACGCGCTGGTGACCCTCATCCGCGACAGCCTCGCCCTGTGGTGCGGGGGCACGACGCCCCCGTACGAACTCCTCGACACCGGGGTCCACACCCTGCACCACCGGCTCGCCCGGCGCTGGCGCGACGGCCGCTGCTTCCTCGCCGGGGACGCGGCGCACCTGCTCGGCGCGCTCGGCACCCAGGGCGTCGAGGAGGGGCTCCGGGACGCCGAGAACCTCGCCTGGAAGCTCTCCCTCGCCTGGCACCAGGGGGCCTCCGAGGAACTCCTCGACAGTTACGAGGCCGAGCGCCGCAGGGCGGTGGCCGCCCGACTGCGCGCCGCCGACCAGGCCATGCCCGTACTGCGCACCGGGGGCGGGCTGCGCAACTACCTCCCGGGCGCCTCGCGCGCCGCCGAACTACTGCTGACCGACGGCCATTTGGGGCGCGGCCCGCTCGGCGCGGAGCCGGTGTACGCCCCGCCCGTGGCCGTCCACGACGTGCCCACCGCCACCGAGCCGGGCGGGCCCGTGGAGAACGTCCCGGTGACCGCGCCCGACGGCTCGACGGTGCCGCTGCGCGACCAGCTGGGGCGGGGCCGGCTGCTCGTCGTCCTCGTCGCCCCGGGCACCGGGGTCTGGGACCGGCGGCACTGGGTGAGCGCCGGCCTGATGCCCCGCCTGGCGGCGGCGGTCGCCGCGCTGCCGGTCCGGGCGGAGCTGCTCGTGGCGGACGGCTACCCGGGGGCGGCGGCGCACACCGTGCTCCTCGTACGACCTGACGGGCATCTCGCGGCCACGTTCGCCGGGGTCCACCCGGCCGAGCTGTACGAGGCCGCGGACGCGCTCCGGCACGGGGCACCGGAAGCTCCCCCGACCAGGGCGGCCCCCAGGGCCCTGCCCGCCGCCGCACCCGTCATCGATTGA
- a CDS encoding amino acid ABC transporter permease gives MTSVLYDAPGPKAKARNWIYSGIFLVVAAAVAWWVLSALADKNQLDADKWSPFFTDSQVWTTFLLPGLGETLRAGVIAMVIALPLGALLGMGRLSDHAWVRSIVGTWVEFFRAIPVLMLMLFGSAFYVQYTGVDSEVRPLYAVITGLVLYNSAVIGEIVRAGVESLPKGQTDAAKAIGMRKGQVMTYVLIPQAVTAMLPALVSQLVVILKDTAIGGAVLGLAELLSTYRQISANFSNTIPTLIVIAAIYIAVNFALTSFASWLEGRLRKSKRTTDAMIPMDLVNAGENTGGA, from the coding sequence ATGACCTCCGTGCTGTACGACGCCCCGGGCCCCAAGGCCAAGGCGCGCAACTGGATCTACAGCGGGATCTTCCTCGTCGTGGCCGCGGCCGTCGCCTGGTGGGTGCTGTCCGCCCTGGCGGACAAGAACCAGCTCGACGCCGACAAGTGGAGCCCCTTCTTCACGGACAGCCAGGTATGGACGACGTTCCTGCTCCCCGGGCTCGGCGAGACCCTGCGGGCCGGCGTCATCGCCATGGTGATCGCCCTGCCCCTGGGCGCCCTCCTCGGCATGGGCCGGCTCTCCGACCACGCGTGGGTACGCAGCATCGTGGGCACCTGGGTCGAGTTCTTCCGGGCCATCCCGGTCCTGATGCTGATGCTCTTCGGCTCCGCCTTCTACGTGCAGTACACCGGCGTGGACTCCGAGGTGCGGCCGCTGTACGCCGTGATCACCGGCCTGGTCCTGTACAACTCCGCGGTCATCGGCGAGATCGTCCGGGCCGGCGTCGAGTCGCTGCCGAAGGGCCAGACCGACGCCGCGAAGGCGATCGGCATGCGCAAGGGCCAGGTCATGACCTACGTCCTGATCCCGCAGGCGGTGACCGCGATGCTGCCGGCGCTGGTCAGCCAGCTCGTGGTGATCCTCAAGGACACCGCGATCGGAGGTGCGGTACTGGGCCTCGCCGAGCTGCTGTCGACGTACCGGCAGATCTCCGCGAACTTCAGCAACACCATCCCGACCCTCATCGTGATCGCGGCGATCTACATCGCGGTGAACTTCGCCCTCACCTCCTTCGCCTCCTGGCTGGAGGGCCGTCTGCGCAAGTCGAAGCGGACCACCGACGCGATGATTCCGATGGACCTGGTCAACGCGGGCGAGAACACCGGCGGCGCCTGA
- a CDS encoding amino acid ABC transporter permease → MFDFLDSGQYDVLGAFWVTVQLTLYSAVGSLIWGTVLAGMRVSPVPLMRGFGTAYVNLVRNTPLTVLIIGCSLGLSQTLGVTLGGGTFKEIGFRLAVLGFIAYTGTFVCEAIRSGINTVPVGQAEASRALGMSFLQTLTLIVLPQAFRAVIAPLANVLIALTKNTTVAAAIGVAEAALLMKEMVENEPQDLFAVFGVFALGFVLLTLPTGLLLGWVAKRVAVKR, encoded by the coding sequence GTGTTCGATTTTCTTGATTCCGGGCAGTACGACGTGCTCGGAGCCTTCTGGGTGACGGTTCAGCTCACCCTCTACTCGGCCGTCGGGTCCCTGATCTGGGGCACCGTACTGGCCGGGATGCGGGTCAGCCCGGTGCCGCTGATGCGGGGCTTCGGCACCGCGTACGTCAACCTCGTGCGCAACACCCCGCTGACCGTGCTGATCATCGGGTGTTCGCTGGGCCTCAGCCAGACCCTCGGCGTCACCCTCGGCGGCGGCACCTTCAAGGAGATCGGCTTCCGGCTCGCGGTCCTCGGGTTCATCGCCTACACCGGCACCTTCGTCTGCGAGGCGATCCGCTCGGGCATCAACACGGTCCCGGTCGGCCAGGCCGAGGCCTCCCGCGCCCTGGGCATGAGCTTCCTCCAGACGCTCACCCTGATCGTGCTCCCCCAGGCGTTCCGGGCGGTCATCGCGCCGCTCGCCAACGTACTGATCGCCCTCACCAAGAACACCACGGTGGCCGCGGCGATCGGCGTGGCCGAGGCCGCGCTCCTGATGAAGGAGATGGTCGAGAACGAGCCGCAGGACCTCTTCGCCGTCTTCGGCGTCTTCGCCCTCGGCTTCGTCCTTCTGACCCTGCCCACCGGCCTGCTCCTGGGCTGGGTTGCCAAGCGAGTGGCGGTGAAGCGATGA
- a CDS encoding glutamate ABC transporter substrate-binding protein — MKLSKVGAAAAIAVALALTATACGSGDDTKPGSDAGASGGAKKDKIVIGIKFDQPGVGLKAADGKFTGFDVDVATYVAKELGYEPSQIEFKQAVSAERENLISNGDVKLVVASYSINDKRKERVDFAGPYFLAHQDLLVRADDTSITKAEDLNKKKLCSVTGSTSAQNVKTKLAPEADLLELGGYSECLTGLENKKVDALTTDNSILAGYAAQDKNKGKFKLVGLSLSNENYGIGLKKGDKELQTKVNAAIKKMEADGAWAAAIEKNFGPSGYKAEPAPAVTEGS, encoded by the coding sequence ATGAAGCTCTCCAAGGTCGGCGCGGCCGCCGCCATCGCCGTTGCTCTCGCCCTGACCGCGACCGCCTGTGGCAGCGGCGACGACACCAAGCCCGGCAGCGACGCCGGTGCGTCGGGCGGGGCCAAGAAGGACAAGATCGTCATCGGCATCAAGTTCGACCAGCCGGGTGTGGGCCTCAAGGCCGCCGACGGCAAGTTCACGGGCTTCGACGTGGACGTGGCGACGTACGTGGCCAAGGAGCTCGGCTACGAGCCGAGCCAGATCGAGTTCAAGCAGGCTGTCAGCGCCGAGCGCGAGAACCTCATCTCCAACGGCGACGTGAAGCTGGTCGTCGCGAGCTACTCGATCAACGACAAGCGCAAGGAGCGGGTCGACTTCGCCGGCCCGTACTTCCTCGCGCACCAGGACCTGCTGGTCCGCGCCGACGACACCTCGATCACCAAGGCCGAGGACCTCAACAAGAAGAAGCTCTGCTCGGTCACCGGCTCCACGTCCGCGCAGAACGTCAAGACCAAGCTGGCCCCCGAGGCCGACCTGCTCGAGCTGGGCGGCTACTCCGAGTGCCTGACCGGTCTGGAGAACAAGAAGGTCGACGCCCTGACCACGGACAACTCGATCCTGGCCGGCTACGCGGCCCAGGACAAGAACAAGGGCAAGTTCAAGCTGGTCGGGCTGAGCCTGAGCAACGAGAACTACGGCATCGGTCTGAAGAAGGGCGACAAGGAGCTCCAGACCAAGGTCAACGCCGCCATCAAGAAGATGGAGGCGGACGGCGCCTGGGCCGCGGCCATCGAGAAGAACTTCGGCCCGTCCGGCTACAAGGCCGAGCCGGCCCCCGCGGTCACCGAAGGCAGCTGA
- a CDS encoding amino acid ABC transporter ATP-binding protein, which produces MSGVSVTKDVRDAAGAADDLVVLSNVNKHFGALHVLQDIDLSIARGEVVVVIGPSGSGKSTLCRTINRLETIDSGSITLDGKQLPSEGKALAKLRADVGMVFQSFNLFAHKTVLQNVMLGQLKVRKADQAAALAKAKSLLDRVGVGSQADKYPAQLSGGQQQRVAIARALAMDPKVMLFDEPTSALDPEMINEVLEVMQQLAREGMTMVVVTHEMGFARSAANRVVFMADGKIVEEATPEQFFSNPRSDRAKDFLSKILHH; this is translated from the coding sequence ATGAGCGGAGTATCAGTGACCAAGGACGTGCGGGACGCGGCCGGTGCCGCGGACGACCTGGTCGTGCTGAGCAACGTCAACAAGCACTTCGGCGCGCTGCACGTGCTTCAGGACATCGATCTGAGCATTGCCCGCGGTGAGGTCGTCGTGGTGATCGGCCCTTCGGGGTCGGGCAAGTCCACGCTGTGCCGGACCATCAACCGCCTGGAGACGATCGATTCGGGCAGCATCACCCTCGATGGCAAGCAACTGCCGTCGGAGGGCAAGGCGCTGGCCAAGCTGCGTGCCGATGTGGGCATGGTCTTCCAGTCGTTCAACCTCTTCGCCCACAAGACGGTGCTGCAGAACGTGATGCTGGGCCAGCTCAAGGTCCGCAAGGCGGACCAGGCGGCGGCGCTGGCGAAGGCGAAGTCCCTCCTCGACCGGGTGGGTGTCGGATCGCAGGCCGACAAGTACCCGGCGCAGCTCTCCGGCGGCCAGCAGCAGCGCGTGGCGATCGCCCGCGCCCTGGCGATGGACCCGAAGGTGATGCTCTTCGACGAGCCGACCTCGGCCCTCGACCCGGAGATGATCAACGAGGTGCTGGAGGTCATGCAGCAGCTCGCCCGGGAGGGGATGACCATGGTCGTCGTCACGCACGAGATGGGCTTCGCCCGCTCCGCCGCCAACCGGGTCGTCTTCATGGCCGACGGGAAGATCGTCGAAGAGGCGACGCCCGAGCAGTTCTTCAGCAACCCGCGGAGCGACCGCGCCAAGGACTTCCTCTCGAAGATCCTGCACCACTGA
- a CDS encoding response regulator transcription factor has translation MRLLLVEDDDHVAAALSAILARHGFKVTHARSGEEALQALLSAGAPPQASPYGVILLDLGLPDQDGYEVCGKIRKRTSTPVIMVTARADVRSRIHGLNMGADDYVTKPYDTGELLARIHAVARRTGVSEESAAAGPAGTPGAVRLGTVGIELATRRVSVDGTDVPLTRKEFDLLALLAQRPGVVFRREQIISEVWRTSWEGTGRTLEVHVASLRSKLRMPALIETVRGVGYRLVVPPAPAAPAPPAASAPPAV, from the coding sequence ATGAGACTGCTGCTCGTCGAGGACGACGACCACGTCGCCGCCGCCCTGTCCGCGATCCTCGCCCGGCACGGCTTCAAGGTCACCCATGCCCGCAGCGGTGAGGAGGCCCTGCAGGCCCTGCTGTCGGCCGGCGCGCCGCCCCAGGCCTCTCCCTACGGGGTGATCCTGCTCGACCTCGGCCTGCCCGACCAGGACGGGTACGAGGTGTGCGGCAAGATCCGCAAGCGCACCAGTACGCCCGTCATCATGGTCACCGCGCGGGCCGACGTGCGCTCCCGCATCCACGGACTCAACATGGGCGCCGACGACTACGTCACCAAGCCCTACGACACCGGCGAACTCCTCGCCCGCATCCACGCGGTGGCCCGCCGTACCGGCGTCTCCGAGGAGAGCGCCGCCGCCGGCCCCGCGGGCACGCCCGGCGCGGTCCGGCTCGGGACCGTCGGCATCGAGCTGGCCACCCGCCGGGTCAGCGTGGACGGTACCGACGTACCGCTCACCCGCAAGGAGTTCGACCTGCTGGCCCTGCTCGCGCAGCGCCCCGGGGTCGTCTTCCGCCGGGAGCAGATCATCAGCGAGGTCTGGCGCACCAGTTGGGAAGGCACCGGCCGGACCCTCGAGGTGCACGTGGCCTCGCTGCGGTCCAAGCTGCGCATGCCGGCGCTCATCGAGACCGTCCGCGGCGTCGGGTACCGGCTCGTCGTACCGCCCGCCCCGGCGGCCCCCGCCCCGCCCGCCGCCTCCGCCCCGCCCGCCGTCTAG
- a CDS encoding sensor histidine kinase yields the protein MRARLLPLLVVLMAGVLLALGLPLAVALAAGQQQRVVVDRIDDSARFAALAQFVIDAEGSKSSGADERRQTLQHELARYQELYGIRVGVFRRNDDAIARSPGWWVVPDHGEGRRAFEEALAGRRSHDPGQVWPWQTNGRILVASPVVLDGDVVAVVATESPTDQMRGRILRGWLLIAAGLGAAMLVAFGAALRLTSWVLKPVQTLDAAAHGIATGQMNSRVAAGGGPPELRRLARSFNEMADNVEEVLEQQRAFVADASHQLRNPLAALLLRIELLALELPEGNEEIASVRTEGKRLTQVLDDLLDLALAEHATAEISLIDIAGLAVERVTAWRPYAEEKGVRLTGTGRTAATGWADPIALSSALDAVIDNALKFTPEGEAVEVVLSVDGDRVLIVVADRGPGLTEEELLRIGDRFWRSGRHQNIKGSGLGLSISRILLAAGGGSLSYEQNPPHGLRVTVAVPRTDPAAGPE from the coding sequence GTGCGCGCCCGTCTGCTCCCGCTGCTCGTCGTCCTGATGGCGGGCGTCCTGCTCGCCCTCGGCCTCCCGCTCGCGGTGGCCCTCGCGGCCGGGCAGCAACAGCGGGTGGTCGTCGACCGCATCGACGACAGCGCCCGCTTCGCCGCGCTCGCCCAGTTCGTCATCGACGCCGAGGGCTCGAAGTCCAGCGGAGCCGACGAGCGCCGCCAGACCCTCCAGCACGAACTGGCCCGCTACCAGGAGCTGTACGGCATCCGCGTCGGAGTCTTCCGCCGGAACGACGACGCCATCGCCCGGTCTCCCGGCTGGTGGGTGGTTCCGGATCATGGGGAGGGCCGCCGGGCCTTCGAGGAGGCGCTCGCCGGGCGGCGCAGCCACGACCCCGGACAGGTGTGGCCCTGGCAGACCAACGGCAGGATCCTGGTCGCCTCCCCGGTCGTCCTCGACGGGGACGTGGTCGCCGTGGTCGCCACCGAGTCGCCCACCGACCAGATGCGCGGCCGGATCCTGCGGGGCTGGCTGCTGATCGCAGCCGGGCTCGGCGCGGCCATGCTCGTGGCCTTCGGCGCCGCCCTGCGGCTGACCAGCTGGGTGCTCAAACCCGTGCAGACCCTGGACGCAGCCGCCCACGGCATCGCCACCGGGCAGATGAACTCCCGAGTGGCGGCCGGTGGTGGTCCCCCGGAACTCAGGCGCCTGGCCCGCTCGTTCAACGAGATGGCCGACAACGTCGAAGAGGTGCTGGAACAGCAGCGGGCCTTTGTCGCCGACGCCTCCCACCAGCTGCGCAACCCGCTCGCCGCGCTCCTCCTGCGGATCGAACTGCTCGCCCTCGAGCTGCCCGAGGGCAACGAGGAGATCGCCTCCGTACGGACCGAGGGAAAGCGCCTGACCCAGGTCCTGGACGACCTGCTCGACCTGGCCCTGGCCGAGCACGCCACCGCCGAGATCAGCCTGATCGACATCGCGGGGCTGGCCGTCGAGCGGGTGACCGCCTGGCGCCCGTACGCCGAGGAGAAGGGGGTGCGGCTCACCGGGACGGGGCGGACCGCCGCCACCGGCTGGGCCGACCCGATCGCACTCTCGAGCGCGCTCGACGCCGTCATCGACAACGCCCTCAAGTTCACTCCGGAGGGTGAGGCCGTCGAGGTGGTGCTCTCCGTGGACGGCGACCGGGTGCTGATCGTGGTCGCCGACCGGGGCCCCGGGCTCACCGAGGAGGAGCTGCTGCGGATCGGTGACCGGTTCTGGCGCAGCGGACGCCACCAGAACATCAAGGGCTCCGGGCTCGGCCTCTCCATCTCCCGCATCCTGCTCGCCGCGGGCGGCGGGTCCCTCTCCTACGAGCAGAACCCGCCGCACGGGCTGCGCGTGACCGTGGCCGTCCCGCGCACCGATCCCGCCGCCGGCCCCGAGTGA
- a CDS encoding endo-beta-N-acetylglucosaminidase, producing MRPTRRGMLLAGAGAGAATLLCTAAGPAAAAPTAPASAPAPGTGPAPAELPEGLAPYASYWFPDSLPAGTPGPGITWRSLLRWTPESDPDLAYNTATVPLAPRFTPVPPNTTARAGQARIASLVSFGNTAGNPAQGSPTADYYALTHWAYMDELVFWGGSSGEGIVLAPNAPVTDAAHRNGVRVMGNVFLPPVPYGGDLQWTRDLVQRDSLGRFPVAEKLVEVARAYGFDGWFVNAETEGGDSELAARMRQFLHALRAAGEPHGLGITWYDAMNSTGKVGWQGALNELNQEFYEDRRGKVADTMFVDFRWTPAKLAASGDLADRLGRGRHELWAAVDMESDGWNSTVDWDAIVPRGRDHVVSYGFYRPEWTRNHLADRSPGAFHRADDRFWTGASLDPAHPCAEDTWRAPATVVADRSTVTALPFACSFNTGHGERWYEDGEPVSDTGWNHLGLQDRLPGRRWAVHTAGTRPEVSLDFARAWRGGSSLLVTGELTAPAAIALHATRLPLTRSCVAELVHRTESGPVTVELGVATREPSGPGQEVPYTWLKAQTLGTGQGWRTARVRLSELAGETAHGLAVRITRRGKEPVRWRLGALTVREAAARPRPATPGTPAVSASAQQSGRAAVRLTWRRSAGAVRHYEVSRVLPDGARRFLGGTCGTALHLPAVERAGREQAAVFEIRAVDELYAVSAPARTTLTWTGAL from the coding sequence ATGCGCCCGACCCGGCGCGGAATGCTGCTCGCCGGAGCGGGGGCCGGGGCAGCCACCCTGCTCTGCACGGCAGCCGGCCCGGCGGCGGCAGCCCCCACGGCCCCGGCATCGGCACCAGCCCCGGGCACCGGCCCCGCACCGGCCGAACTCCCGGAGGGACTCGCCCCGTACGCCTCGTACTGGTTCCCGGACTCGCTGCCCGCCGGGACCCCGGGCCCCGGGATCACCTGGCGCTCCCTCCTGCGGTGGACCCCGGAGTCCGACCCCGATCTGGCCTACAACACCGCGACCGTGCCGCTGGCGCCCCGCTTCACCCCGGTGCCGCCGAACACCACGGCGCGCGCCGGCCAGGCCCGTATCGCCTCGCTCGTCTCCTTCGGGAACACGGCCGGCAATCCGGCGCAGGGTTCCCCGACCGCCGACTACTACGCCCTCACCCACTGGGCGTACATGGACGAGCTCGTCTTCTGGGGCGGCTCCTCCGGCGAGGGCATCGTGCTCGCCCCGAACGCGCCCGTCACCGACGCCGCGCACCGCAACGGCGTCCGGGTGATGGGCAACGTGTTCCTGCCGCCCGTGCCCTACGGCGGCGACCTCCAGTGGACCCGCGACCTGGTCCAGCGGGACTCCCTCGGCCGGTTCCCGGTCGCCGAGAAGCTGGTGGAGGTGGCGCGGGCGTACGGGTTCGACGGCTGGTTCGTCAACGCCGAGACCGAGGGCGGCGACAGCGAACTCGCCGCCCGGATGCGGCAGTTCCTGCACGCCCTGCGCGCCGCCGGCGAACCGCACGGCCTCGGCATCACCTGGTACGACGCGATGAACTCCACCGGCAAGGTCGGCTGGCAGGGCGCGCTCAACGAGCTCAACCAGGAGTTCTACGAGGACCGCCGCGGCAAGGTCGCGGACACGATGTTCGTGGACTTCCGCTGGACCCCGGCGAAACTCGCCGCCTCCGGCGACCTCGCCGACCGGCTCGGCCGCGGCCGCCACGAGCTGTGGGCGGCCGTGGACATGGAGTCCGACGGCTGGAACTCCACGGTGGACTGGGACGCGATCGTCCCGCGCGGGCGCGATCACGTCGTCTCCTACGGGTTCTACCGGCCCGAGTGGACCCGCAACCACCTCGCCGACCGCTCCCCCGGCGCCTTCCATCGCGCCGACGACCGGTTCTGGACGGGCGCGTCCCTGGACCCCGCCCACCCCTGCGCCGAGGACACCTGGCGCGCCCCCGCCACCGTCGTCGCCGACCGGTCCACCGTGACCGCGCTGCCCTTCGCGTGCTCCTTCAACACCGGGCACGGAGAGCGCTGGTACGAGGACGGCGAGCCCGTCTCCGACACCGGCTGGAACCACCTCGGCCTCCAGGACCGGCTCCCGGGCCGCCGCTGGGCCGTACACACGGCCGGGACCCGCCCGGAGGTCAGCCTCGACTTCGCCCGGGCCTGGCGCGGCGGCTCCAGCCTCCTCGTCACCGGTGAGCTCACGGCCCCGGCCGCCATAGCCCTGCACGCCACCCGGCTGCCGCTGACCCGCTCCTGCGTCGCCGAGCTGGTGCACCGCACCGAGTCGGGCCCGGTCACGGTCGAGCTCGGCGTGGCCACCCGCGAGCCGTCCGGCCCGGGGCAGGAGGTCCCGTACACCTGGCTGAAGGCACAGACCCTCGGGACCGGTCAGGGCTGGCGGACGGCCAGGGTCCGACTGTCGGAACTGGCGGGCGAGACCGCTCACGGTCTGGCCGTACGGATCACCCGACGCGGGAAGGAGCCGGTGCGCTGGCGACTCGGCGCGCTGACGGTACGCGAGGCCGCCGCGCGGCCCCGCCCGGCGACTCCGGGCACACCGGCCGTGTCCGCCTCGGCCCAGCAGTCCGGCAGGGCCGCCGTACGACTGACCTGGCGGCGGTCCGCCGGTGCCGTCCGCCACTACGAGGTGTCCCGCGTCCTGCCGGACGGCGCCCGCCGCTTCCTCGGCGGCACCTGCGGAACCGCCCTCCACCTCCCGGCCGTCGAGCGCGCCGGGCGGGAGCAGGCGGCCGTCTTCGAGATCCGGGCCGTGGACGAGCTGTACGCCGTCTCCGCCCCCGCCCGAACCACCCTCACCTGGACCGGAGCCCTCTGA